A genomic stretch from Vibrio neptunius includes:
- a CDS encoding Ig-like domain-containing protein, protein MDKQFNVKDLLLLMMALTLIVLLLSGCGGSEEGASQTESSPPQSTPSSTRPQPSQTEATVQLERLTLTAFPVKTKGTSELTLITGNEQYFLAVGEYSNGQSKVLTEELTVEDWQSSDQTIGEFIQSGVLQSKASGVVSVAFSKDNLTSNPVEVKVTDATITDITITPSLVKLAKGHYQPLTAIATYNNGLSSDISHSVNWKPNDHSTAKVNTNGLLSGRLVGTTTVTAMKKGVTSNTVNVEVTNAVITDISVTPPSVSVAKGHNQSLQAKATYSDGTSSTISDSVTWIPNDSSIATVTSQGLLAGGKVGTTTLTAMKDGVTSNSIDLNVTNAVLKEITITSPSVSVAKGQKQRLTAMGTYSDGTTSDISDFVNWKATHNNIAIVTPKGLLSGIQAGATTLTAMKEGVTSNTVNVEVTNAVITDISVTPPTVSIAKGQKQRLTANATYSDNTSSDISDSVTWIPNDSSIANVTSKGLLAGGKVGDTTLTAMKDGITSNSIDVDVTKAVLKEITIKPTSISVAKGQKQRLTAMAIYSDGTTSDISDFVNWKPDVATTANVSTSGVLSGVMVGTTTVTAMKEGVTSNSVDVEVTNAVITGISVTPSVVTIAKGQNQALTATATYSDNTSSDITAAVNWTSTNKTTATVMSTGLLKGEDVGQTTLSAMKDGVTSNPVGVVVSDAVITGISVTPPIVMVAKGQKQRLTANATYSDNTSSDVSASVTWIPVDSKTAIVTSQGLLSGGEVGPTTLTAIKNGVTSNTVTVDVTNAVLTGISVTPPTLAVARGQSERLTAMATYSDNTSSDISDFVSWEPIDNKKVSFTQNSLLTGEKVGPTTVTASLDGVTSNIVDVDVTNAVLTAISVTPPTVSIAKGQKEPLTATATYSDGTTSDISGSVSWIPVDNKPATITSNGLLTGANVGKTTLTAIKDAVTSNPVGVVVSDAVITGISVTPPNITVAKGQKQRLTANATYSDRTSSDISDSVSWVSVDTNTATMTSDGLLTGASVGKTTLSAVKDGVTSNTVDVDVTNAVLTAISVTPPTVSIAKGQKEPLTATATYSDGTSSDISDSVSWIPVDNKPATITSNGLLTGANVGQTTLSAIKDEVNSNTVDVDVTNAVLTAISVTPPTVSIAKGQTEPMTATATYSDGTSSDISDSVSWIPVDNKPATITSKGLLTGANVGKTTLTAIKDAVTSNPVGVVVSDAVITGISVTPPSVTVAKGQKQRLTANATYSDRTSSDISDSVSWVSVDTNTATMTSDGLLTGSSVGKTTLSAVKDGVTSNTVDVEVTSAVLTALHVTPTTISIAKGQKEPMTTTATYGDGTSSDISDFVSWKITDSNIATVTPKGLLSGSQAGATTLTAMKDGVTSSPVNVEVTDAVITDITVTPPSVSVAKGHKQSLQAKATYSDGTSSIVSDSVTWIPNDSSIANVTPKGLLAGGKVGGTTLTTMKDGVTSNTINVEVTSAVLTAISVTPTTLTVAKGQTEPLTAMAIYSDGTSSNISDFVSWVPLDTSTATVTDQGLLSGADVGTTTLTAVQNGITSNAIDVEVTDAVMTGLTLSPPLIGVVKGQTQAITVTANYSDGSSSDVSTSVAWWKSGDSTVSVSPQGLAGGSGSGTVTAAKNGFMGTVDIYVCNTLKEKCIDFVHTGNQKLFTSTPSSAYMEGLGLGGNFRLETKRDKSGSFYTFTWQKANELCAKYNTINLARRDNWRLPTLEELRDELYKSPSGWANNNGKYSKYWTSTKNYDPRSTPGVYWSVNISNKSINKYYGKNYSLYASCVSSGQP, encoded by the coding sequence ATGGACAAGCAATTCAACGTTAAGGATCTATTGCTCCTTATGATGGCGTTAACCTTGATCGTGCTCCTCCTCTCTGGCTGTGGTGGTTCAGAAGAAGGCGCCTCTCAAACCGAAAGCAGCCCACCTCAATCCACACCCTCTTCAACTAGGCCTCAACCAAGCCAAACCGAGGCTACCGTCCAATTAGAGCGGCTGACGCTTACCGCCTTCCCTGTCAAAACCAAGGGGACGAGCGAGCTCACGCTTATTACGGGCAACGAGCAATATTTTCTTGCCGTGGGTGAATATTCTAACGGCCAATCTAAAGTGTTGACTGAGGAGTTAACTGTCGAGGATTGGCAATCCAGTGACCAAACGATTGGCGAGTTTATTCAATCCGGTGTTTTGCAAAGCAAGGCCTCAGGGGTGGTGTCGGTTGCTTTTAGCAAAGATAACCTCACCAGTAACCCCGTCGAAGTGAAGGTTACCGACGCCACCATTACCGATATTACCATCACACCCTCATTGGTGAAGTTAGCCAAAGGCCATTACCAACCGTTAACGGCAATTGCGACATACAACAACGGTCTATCATCCGATATCAGTCACTCTGTCAATTGGAAGCCTAACGATCACAGTACCGCCAAAGTCAACACTAACGGATTGTTGTCAGGCAGATTGGTCGGTACTACTACTGTCACCGCGATGAAAAAAGGCGTTACGAGTAACACCGTTAACGTCGAGGTCACTAATGCGGTGATCACCGATATTAGCGTCACCCCGCCAAGCGTCTCTGTCGCCAAAGGGCATAACCAATCGTTGCAAGCCAAAGCCACCTACAGTGATGGCACTTCGTCTACTATCAGTGATTCGGTCACTTGGATACCAAACGATAGCAGCATCGCTACTGTCACATCCCAAGGGTTGTTGGCAGGCGGAAAAGTCGGCACTACTACCCTCACGGCGATGAAGGATGGCGTCACGAGTAATTCAATCGACTTGAACGTGACCAATGCGGTGCTCAAAGAGATTACCATCACATCACCAAGCGTCTCTGTCGCCAAAGGCCAGAAACAGCGTTTAACCGCCATGGGGACCTACAGTGATGGCACCACGTCGGATATTAGTGATTTCGTCAACTGGAAGGCAACCCATAACAATATCGCCATCGTCACACCCAAAGGATTGTTGTCAGGCATTCAGGCCGGCGCCACTACCCTCACCGCGATGAAAGAAGGCGTCACTAGTAACACCGTTAACGTCGAGGTTACTAATGCGGTGATCACCGATATTAGCGTCACTCCGCCAACGGTCAGTATCGCCAAAGGCCAGAAACAGCGTTTAACCGCCAATGCGACTTACAGTGATAACACCTCGTCGGATATTAGTGATTCCGTCACTTGGATACCAAACGATAGCAGCATCGCCAACGTCACATCCAAAGGGTTGCTGGCAGGTGGTAAGGTTGGCGACACCACTCTCACCGCCATGAAAGATGGCATCACCAGTAATTCAATCGATGTTGACGTCACCAAGGCGGTACTCAAGGAGATTACCATCAAACCAACAAGCATCTCTGTCGCCAAAGGCCAGAAACAGCGTTTAACCGCCATGGCGATATACAGTGACGGCACCACGTCGGATATTAGTGATTTTGTCAATTGGAAGCCTGACGTTGCCACCACAGCCAACGTCAGCACTAGCGGGGTGTTGTCAGGCGTTATGGTCGGTACCACTACTGTCACCGCGATGAAAGAAGGCGTCACCAGTAACTCCGTTGACGTGGAGGTCACCAATGCGGTGATCACAGGAATTAGTGTTACGCCCTCTGTGGTTACTATCGCCAAAGGCCAAAATCAAGCGCTAACGGCCACCGCCACTTATAGTGATAACACCTCGTCGGATATCACTGCGGCAGTCAATTGGACTTCGACGAATAAAACCACCGCAACAGTAATGTCTACAGGTTTATTGAAAGGTGAAGATGTCGGCCAGACTACACTCTCTGCCATGAAAGATGGGGTCACCAGTAACCCAGTAGGGGTGGTGGTCAGTGACGCGGTGATCACGGGTATTAGCGTGACACCGCCAATTGTCATGGTCGCCAAAGGCCAGAAACAGCGTTTAACCGCCAATGCCACCTACAGTGATAACACGTCATCTGATGTCAGTGCTTCGGTCACTTGGATACCTGTCGATAGCAAAACAGCAATCGTCACCTCCCAAGGATTGTTGTCAGGCGGTGAGGTCGGTCCCACCACCCTCACTGCGATTAAAAATGGCGTCACCAGTAACACCGTCACTGTTGATGTCACCAATGCGGTACTAACGGGTATCAGCGTCACACCGCCAACACTCGCTGTGGCTCGCGGCCAGAGTGAGCGATTAACCGCCATGGCCACCTACAGCGATAACACGTCATCCGATATCAGTGATTTCGTTAGCTGGGAGCCTATCGATAACAAAAAAGTATCTTTCACCCAGAACAGCTTATTAACCGGAGAGAAGGTCGGCCCCACCACAGTGACCGCATCGCTAGACGGGGTCACCAGTAACATCGTCGATGTGGATGTCACCAATGCGGTGCTCACCGCGATTAGCGTCACACCACCAACGGTCAGTATCGCCAAGGGCCAAAAAGAGCCACTGACAGCCACGGCCACCTACAGTGATGGCACCACGTCGGATATTAGCGGTTCTGTTAGCTGGATACCTGTCGATAATAAACCCGCAACTATCACCTCTAACGGGTTGTTGACCGGAGCTAACGTTGGTAAAACCACCCTCACTGCAATTAAAGATGCGGTCACCAGTAACCCAGTAGGGGTGGTGGTCAGTGACGCAGTGATCACGGGTATTAGCGTGACACCGCCAAATATCACGGTGGCCAAAGGCCAGAAACAGCGTTTAACCGCCAATGCTACCTACAGTGATCGTACCTCGTCTGATATTAGTGACTCGGTCAGTTGGGTTTCTGTCGATACCAACACGGCAACTATGACCTCTGACGGGTTGTTGACCGGAGCTAGCGTCGGGAAAACCACCCTCAGCGCAGTAAAAGATGGGGTCACCAGTAACACCGTCGATGTTGACGTCACCAATGCGGTGCTCACCGCGATTAGCGTCACACCACCAACGGTCAGTATCGCCAAGGGCCAAAAAGAGCCACTGACAGCCACGGCTACCTACAGTGATGGCACCTCGTCGGATATTAGTGATTCTGTTAGCTGGATACCTGTCGATAATAAACCCGCAACTATCACCTCTAACGGGCTGTTGACCGGAGCTAACGTCGGTCAAACCACCCTCAGCGCCATAAAAGATGAGGTGAACAGTAACACCGTCGATGTGGATGTCACCAATGCGGTGCTCACCGCGATTAGCGTCACACCACCAACGGTCAGTATCGCCAAGGGCCAGACAGAGCCAATGACAGCCACGGCCACCTACAGTGATGGCACCTCGTCGGATATTAGTGATTCTGTTAGCTGGATACCTGTCGATAATAAACCCGCAACTATCACCTCTAAAGGGTTGTTGACCGGAGCTAACGTTGGTAAAACCACCCTCACTGCGATTAAAGATGCGGTCACCAGTAACCCAGTAGGGGTGGTGGTCAGTGACGCGGTGATCACGGGTATTAGCGTGACACCGCCAAGTGTCACGGTTGCCAAAGGCCAGAAACAGCGTTTAACCGCCAATGCTACCTACAGTGATCGTACCTCGTCTGATATTAGTGACTCGGTCAGTTGGGTTTCTGTCGATACCAACACGGCAACTATGACCTCTGACGGGTTGTTGACCGGATCTAGCGTCGGGAAAACCACCCTCAGCGCAGTAAAAGATGGGGTCACCAGTAACACCGTCGATGTTGAGGTCACCAGTGCTGTGCTCACCGCTCTTCATGTGACGCCAACGACGATCAGTATCGCCAAAGGCCAAAAAGAGCCAATGACGACCACGGCCACCTACGGTGATGGCACCTCCTCCGATATCAGTGACTTTGTCAGCTGGAAAATAACCGATAGCAATATCGCCACCGTCACACCCAAAGGATTGTTGTCAGGCAGTCAGGCTGGCGCCACTACCCTCACGGCGATGAAAGATGGCGTCACCAGTAGCCCCGTAAATGTGGAGGTCACCGATGCGGTGATCACCGATATCACCGTCACCCCGCCAAGCGTCTCTGTCGCCAAAGGGCATAAACAATCGTTGCAAGCCAAAGCCACCTATAGTGATGGCACTTCGTCTATTGTCAGTGATTCTGTCACTTGGATACCAAACGATAGCAGTATCGCCAACGTCACACCCAAAGGTTTACTGGCAGGCGGTAAGGTTGGCGGCACCACTCTCACCACAATGAAAGATGGTGTCACCAGTAATACCATTAACGTTGAGGTCACCAGTGCTGTGCTCACGGCGATTAGCGTCACACCAACTACGCTTACCGTAGCGAAAGGACAGACCGAACCGCTGACCGCTATGGCCATCTACAGTGATGGCACCTCCTCTAATATCAGTGATTTCGTTAGCTGGGTGCCTCTCGATACCAGCACCGCAACCGTCACCGATCAAGGTTTATTGTCAGGGGCCGATGTGGGTACCACCACTCTCACTGCGGTTCAAAATGGCATCACTAGTAATGCAATAGACGTTGAGGTCACCGACGCTGTCATGACAGGGCTCACTTTGAGTCCCCCGTTAATCGGAGTGGTCAAAGGTCAAACGCAAGCGATAACAGTCACCGCTAACTACAGTGATGGCTCCTCGTCCGATGTCAGTACCTCTGTCGCTTGGTGGAAGTCTGGTGACTCCACAGTTTCAGTGAGTCCTCAGGGCCTAGCAGGGGGAAGTGGCAGTGGTACAGTCACGGCAGCTAAAAACGGATTTATGGGAACCGTTGATATCTACGTATGTAATACGTTGAAAGAGAAGTGTATTGACTTTGTGCATACGGGCAACCAAAAGTTGTTTACCAGCACACCGTCTTCAGCCTACATGGAAGGTCTCGGTCTCGGTGGAAACTTCCGGCTGGAAACCAAACGCGATAAGAGCGGTTCTTTTTATACATTTACTTGGCAAAAAGCGAATGAGCTGTGTGCCAAATACAATACTATTAATCTAGCTAGACGCGATAACTGGCGTTTGCCGACACTAGAGGAGTTGAGGGATGAGTTGTACAAATCGCCCAGCGGCTGGGCAAATAACAATGGCAAGTACAGCAAGTACTGGACCTCAACTAAAAATTACGATCCAAGATCAACACCCGGAGTATACTGGTCCGTCAACATAAGTAATAAATCCATTAACAAATACTACGGCAAAAATTATTCGCTATACGCCTCATGCGTTTCTTCTGGTCAACCTTAA
- a CDS encoding AbrB/MazE/SpoVT family DNA-binding domain-containing protein, translating into MRTVSIFKNGKNQAVRLPKDFEFDGVNELEIHKEGDVITLRPVRPDWLSFGEQEKADSDFMANREDVMTDEGRFNFE; encoded by the coding sequence ATGAGAACAGTATCTATTTTTAAAAATGGCAAGAATCAAGCGGTGCGCTTGCCAAAAGATTTTGAGTTTGACGGCGTCAATGAGCTTGAAATCCACAAAGAGGGTGATGTCATCACCTTGCGCCCAGTTCGTCCAGATTGGCTTTCATTTGGTGAGCAAGAAAAGGCTGATAGTGATTTCATGGCAAACCGTGAAGATGTGATGACGGACGAAGGACGATTCAATTTTGAGTAA
- a CDS encoding Ig-like domain-containing protein, whose product MDKQFNVKDLLLLMTLTLVVLLLSGCGGSEEGASQTESSPPQSTPSSTRPQPSQTEATVQLERLTLTAFPIKTKGTSELTLITGNEQYFLAVGEYSNGQSKLLTEELTVEDWQSSDQTIGEFIQSGVLQSKASGVVSVAFSKDNLTSNPVEVKVTDATITDITITPSVVKLAKGHYQPLTAIATYNNGLSSDISDSVNWQPNDHSTAKVNTNGLLSGRLVGTTTVTAMKEGITSNPVSVEVTNAVITDITVTPPHVSVAKGQTQAFTATATYSDNTSSDISNSVTWHPVDNRTATVSPSGVLSGGKVGTTTVTAMKEGITSNPVSVEVTNAVITDITVTPPNVSVAKGQTQAFTATANYSDNTSSDISDSVSWRPVDNRTATVTSSGVLSGGNIGTTTLTAVKGGVASNTVNVEVTNAVITDISVTPPTVSIAKGQKQRLTVNATYSDNTSSDISDSVTWIPNDSSIATVSPKGLLAGGKVGTTTLTAVKDNITSNTFGVVVSDAVITDITVTPPNVSVAKGQNQPLAATATYSDNTSSDISDSVSWRPVDNRTATVTSSGVLSGGNIGTTTLTAVKGGVASNTVNVEVTNAVITDITVTPPHVSVAKGQTQAFTATAIYSDNTSSDISDSVGWRPVDNRTATVTSSGVLSGGNIGTTTLTAVKDGVASNTVNVEVTDAVITDITVTPPNVSVAKGQNQPLAATATYSDNTSSDISNSVTWRPVDKRTATVSSSGVLSGGNIGTTTLTAVKDEVASNTVDVEVTNAVLTDITVTPPNVTVAIGQNQALTATAIYSDNTSSDISNSVTWHPIDNRTATITSSGVLSGSNVGATTLTAVKDGVASNTVNVEVTNAVITGISVTPSVVTIAKGQNQALTATATYSDNTSSDISDSVVWRPIDTSTVTSNGVLSGSSVGATSLTVVKDNVTSNTVGVVVSDAVITSISVTPSLVSIAKGQNQAMKATAIYSDNTSSDISNSVTWRPADSSTATVTSNGVLSSSNVGTTTLIALKDGVTSNTVNVDVSDAIITGISVTPSVVNIAKGQTHALTATATYSDNTSSDISGSITWIPIDTSIAAVTAKGVLSGSNMGTTTLTAVKDGVASNTIDVEVTNAVITDITVTPPNVTVAKGHNQTATATATYSDNTRSNISDSVTWIPVDRATTTVTPQGQVTGVDVGTTTLTAVKDGVTSNAIDVEVTNAVMTGLTLSPPLIGVVKGQTQAITVTANYSDGTSSDVSNSVTWWIPVTTEMSVTSDGMVTGLNAGSSTIKASKNGFTKSIDVNVCNLDSNGLEGKCIDLFDTGNGKWFTSTPSVAYLDSLGLGGSSHTDGIEAGKFYRFTWTKAIALCTNYNTIKLAGRSNWRLPTLDELRDELYAYYGVSPYIRAKLSSERGWSISRHYWASTLKGLIDNKYKEYWSVYMYNGFRGAYVNSFRFYASCVSEP is encoded by the coding sequence ATGGACAAGCAATTCAACGTTAAGGATCTATTGCTCCTTATGACGTTAACCTTGGTCGTGCTGCTCCTCTCTGGCTGTGGTGGTTCAGAAGAAGGCGCCTCTCAAACCGAAAGCAGCCCACCTCAATCCACACCCTCTTCAACTAGGCCTCAACCAAGCCAAACCGAGGCTACCGTCCAATTGGAGCGGCTGACGCTTACCGCCTTCCCTATCAAAACCAAGGGGACGAGCGAGCTCACGCTTATTACGGGCAACGAGCAATATTTTCTTGCCGTGGGTGAATATTCTAACGGCCAATCGAAACTGTTGACTGAGGAGTTAACTGTCGAGGATTGGCAATCCAGTGACCAAACGATTGGCGAGTTTATTCAATCCGGTGTTTTGCAAAGCAAGGCCTCAGGGGTGGTGTCGGTTGCTTTTAGCAAAGATAACCTCACCAGTAACCCCGTCGAAGTGAAGGTTACCGACGCCACCATTACCGATATTACCATCACACCCTCAGTGGTGAAGTTAGCCAAAGGCCATTACCAACCGCTAACGGCTATAGCGACATACAACAACGGCCTATCATCCGATATCAGTGACTCTGTCAATTGGCAACCTAACGATCACAGTACCGCCAAAGTCAACACTAACGGATTGTTGTCAGGCAGATTGGTCGGTACTACTACCGTCACCGCGATGAAAGAAGGCATCACCAGTAACCCCGTGAGCGTGGAGGTCACTAATGCGGTGATCACCGATATCACCGTCACCCCGCCACACGTCTCTGTTGCCAAAGGGCAAACCCAAGCATTCACGGCCACCGCCACCTATAGTGATAACACCTCATCCGATATCAGTAACTCCGTCACTTGGCACCCTGTCGATAACCGTACCGCCACTGTCAGCCCAAGCGGGGTTCTGTCAGGCGGCAAAGTCGGTACTACTACCGTCACCGCGATGAAAGAAGGCATCACCAGTAACCCCGTGAGCGTGGAGGTCACTAATGCGGTGATCACCGATATCACCGTCACCCCACCAAACGTCTCTGTCGCCAAAGGGCAAACCCAAGCATTCACGGCCACCGCTAATTATAGTGATAACACCTCATCCGATATCAGTGATTCCGTCAGTTGGCGCCCAGTCGATAATCGTACTGCCACTGTCACCTCAAGCGGGGTATTGTCTGGCGGCAATATCGGCACCACCACGCTTACCGCAGTCAAAGGTGGGGTTGCCAGTAACACCGTTAACGTCGAGGTTACTAATGCGGTGATCACCGATATTAGCGTCACTCCGCCAACGGTCAGTATCGCCAAAGGTCAGAAACAGCGTTTAACCGTCAATGCGACTTACAGTGATAACACCTCGTCGGATATTAGTGATTCCGTCACTTGGATACCTAACGATAGCAGCATCGCTACTGTCTCACCCAAAGGGTTGTTGGCAGGCGGTAAAGTCGGAACCACTACCCTTACTGCGGTGAAAGATAATATCACTAGCAATACGTTTGGCGTGGTAGTCAGTGATGCGGTGATCACCGATATCACCGTCACCCCGCCAAACGTCTCTGTTGCCAAAGGGCAAAACCAACCACTAGCGGCTACCGCCACTTACAGTGATAACACCTCATCCGATATCAGTGACTCCGTCAGTTGGCGCCCAGTCGATAATCGTACTGCCACTGTCACCTCAAGCGGGGTATTGTCTGGCGGCAATATCGGCACCACCACGCTGACCGCAGTCAAAGGTGGGGTTGCCAGTAACACCGTTAACGTCGAGGTTACTAATGCGGTGATCACCGATATCACCGTCACCCCGCCACACGTCTCTGTCGCCAAAGGGCAAACCCAAGCATTCACGGCCACCGCCATCTACAGTGATAACACCTCATCCGATATCAGTGACTCCGTCGGTTGGCGCCCAGTCGATAATCGTACTGCCACTGTCACCTCAAGCGGGGTATTGTCTGGCGGCAATATCGGCACCACCACGCTTACCGCTGTCAAAGATGGGGTTGCCAGCAACACCGTTAACGTCGAGGTCACCGATGCGGTGATCACCGATATCACCGTCACCCCGCCAAACGTCTCTGTTGCCAAAGGGCAAAACCAACCGCTAGCGGCTACCGCCACTTACAGTGATAACACCTCATCCGATATCAGTAACTCCGTCACTTGGCGCCCAGTCGATAAACGTACCGCCACTGTCAGCTCAAGCGGGGTACTGTCTGGCGGCAATATCGGCACCACAACGCTTACCGCTGTCAAAGATGAGGTTGCCAGCAACACCGTTGACGTCGAGGTCACCAACGCGGTGCTCACTGATATCACCGTCACCCCGCCAAACGTCACTGTCGCCATTGGCCAAAACCAAGCGCTAACGGCCACCGCCATCTATAGTGATAACACCTCATCCGATATCAGTAACTCCGTCACTTGGCACCCTATCGATAACCGTACCGCCACTATTACCTCAAGCGGTGTATTGTCTGGTAGCAATGTCGGTGCCACAACGCTTACCGCTGTCAAAGATGGGGTTGCCAGCAACACGGTTAATGTCGAGGTCACCAATGCGGTGATCACAGGAATTAGTGTTACGCCCTCTGTGGTTACTATCGCCAAAGGCCAAAATCAAGCGCTAACGGCCACCGCCACTTATAGTGATAACACCTCATCCGATATCAGTGACTCCGTCGTTTGGCGCCCTATCGATACCAGCACCGTCACCTCTAACGGGGTGCTGTCTGGCAGCAGTGTCGGAGCGACTTCCCTCACTGTGGTAAAAGATAATGTCACTAGCAACACGGTCGGCGTGGTGGTCAGTGATGCGGTGATCACCAGCATTAGCGTGACACCTTCTCTCGTCTCTATCGCCAAAGGGCAAAACCAAGCGATGAAGGCTACCGCCATCTACAGTGATAACACCTCATCCGATATCAGTAACTCCGTCACTTGGCGCCCAGCCGATAGCAGCACCGCGACTGTCACCTCAAACGGGGTCTTATCCAGTAGCAACGTCGGTACCACCACCCTCATTGCCCTAAAAGATGGCGTCACCAGCAATACCGTTAATGTCGACGTCTCCGATGCCATCATCACTGGGATCAGCGTTACACCTTCAGTGGTTAATATCGCTAAAGGGCAAACCCACGCGCTAACAGCCACCGCCACTTACAGTGATAACACCTCATCTGATATCAGTGGTTCCATCACCTGGATCCCTATCGATACCAGTATCGCAGCGGTCACCGCTAAAGGCGTATTGTCAGGCAGTAATATGGGCACGACTACCCTCACCGCAGTCAAAGATGGCGTTGCCAGTAACACCATTGACGTCGAGGTCACCAACGCGGTGATCACTGATATCACCGTCACCCCGCCAAACGTCACTGTGGCCAAAGGCCATAACCAAACAGCAACCGCCACTGCAACTTACAGTGATAACACCAGATCAAATATCAGTGACTCCGTCACTTGGATCCCTGTTGATAGGGCTACAACCACCGTCACTCCTCAAGGGCAAGTCACCGGAGTGGACGTTGGCACCACCACCCTCACTGCGGTAAAAGATGGGGTCACCAGTAATGCAATAGACGTTGAGGTCACCAACGCTGTCATGACAGGGCTGACTTTGAGCCCCCCGTTGATCGGAGTGGTCAAAGGTCAAACGCAAGCGATAACAGTCACCGCTAACTACAGTGATGGTACCTCCTCCGATGTTAGTAACTCTGTTACGTGGTGGATACCCGTAACAACCGAGATGTCTGTCACTTCTGATGGTATGGTCACAGGGCTTAATGCAGGAAGTAGCACAATAAAGGCATCGAAAAACGGCTTTACGAAGAGTATTGACGTCAACGTATGTAATTTAGACAGTAACGGTTTAGAAGGTAAGTGCATTGACCTCTTCGATACAGGTAACGGCAAGTGGTTTACTAGTACCCCCTCCGTTGCTTACCTTGACAGTCTTGGCCTAGGTGGAAGCAGTCATACGGACGGCATTGAGGCAGGGAAGTTTTACAGATTCACTTGGACAAAAGCGATTGCACTATGCACTAATTACAACACAATCAAACTAGCAGGCCGCTCCAACTGGCGTTTACCCACACTTGATGAGTTAAGAGACGAGCTCTATGCCTATTACGGGGTTAGTCCTTATATACGCGCGAAGCTGTCTAGCGAACGCGGTTGGTCAATTAGTAGACATTACTGGGCCTCAACACTTAAAGGATTAATTGATAACAAATACAAAGAATACTGGAGCGTATACATGTACAACGGATTTCGGGGCGCCTACGTCAACTCTTTTAGATTCTATGCCTCATGCGTTTCTGAGCCTTAG
- a CDS encoding type II toxin-antitoxin system VapC family toxin has product MLDTCICSFIMREQPIAVLKKLQTVVGEQHRIVISAITYQEMQYGLLGRKDAVLVEEFLKRVDEILPWDKAAVDATTEVKRDLMSKGTPIGNNDTAIAGHAMSTGCVLVTNNIREFQRVEGLELEDWVR; this is encoded by the coding sequence ATGCTCGATACGTGTATTTGTTCGTTCATTATGCGAGAGCAACCAATTGCGGTGCTTAAAAAGCTTCAAACAGTGGTTGGTGAGCAGCATCGAATCGTTATCTCAGCCATTACCTATCAAGAAATGCAGTACGGGTTATTGGGGAGAAAAGATGCTGTGCTTGTTGAAGAATTTTTAAAGCGAGTGGATGAGATTTTACCTTGGGATAAAGCAGCTGTTGATGCAACTACTGAAGTTAAACGCGATCTAATGTCCAAAGGTACACCCATTGGCAACAACGACACTGCTATTGCAGGTCACGCCATGTCGACTGGCTGTGTGCTTGTCACGAATAATATAAGAGAGTTTCAGCGTGTCGAAGGACTAGAGCTTGAAGATTGGGTTCGCTAG